In a genomic window of Variovorax paradoxus:
- a CDS encoding RraA family protein → MNNGLRILHRRRAVELDLARRFLEVPVANVSDCMSRMTAGGPRLRPMHSGGRMAGPALTVKTRPGDNLMIHKALQLATPGDVIVVDGAGDLTNALIGEIMVGEAVHRGLGGFIVNGAIRDAGAIRAGTLPVYAAGVTHRGPYKDGPGEINVPVAIDGMVIEPGDLVIGDDDGFLCLPYDDVAELLAAANRKQQIENKMVADIQAGTFDRSWVDATLTRLNCFIEP, encoded by the coding sequence ATGAACAACGGACTCCGCATCCTCCATCGCCGCCGCGCCGTCGAGCTGGACCTCGCACGCCGCTTCCTCGAGGTTCCAGTGGCCAACGTGAGCGACTGCATGTCGCGCATGACCGCCGGCGGACCGCGGCTGCGACCGATGCACTCGGGAGGACGCATGGCCGGCCCCGCCTTGACGGTCAAGACCCGTCCCGGCGACAACCTGATGATCCACAAGGCACTGCAGCTGGCCACGCCGGGCGACGTGATCGTCGTCGACGGCGCGGGCGACCTGACCAACGCGCTCATCGGGGAGATCATGGTCGGCGAAGCCGTGCACCGGGGCCTCGGCGGATTCATCGTGAATGGCGCCATCCGCGATGCCGGCGCCATCCGCGCGGGCACGCTGCCCGTCTATGCCGCGGGCGTCACGCACCGCGGCCCCTACAAGGACGGCCCCGGCGAGATCAATGTGCCGGTCGCCATCGATGGAATGGTCATCGAGCCCGGCGACCTGGTCATCGGCGACGACGACGGCTTCCTCTGCCTGCCCTACGACGACGTGGCCGAACTGCTGGCCGCGGCGAACAGGAAGCAGCAGATCGAGAACAAGATGGTTGCCGATATCCAGGCCGGCACCTTCGATCGCTCGTGGGTGGATGCCACCCTGACGCGCCTGAACTGCTTCATCGAGCCATGA
- a CDS encoding hydroxyacid dehydrogenase, with translation MNRAPDLPASPGKAKGTILVTAPRIHEDAMALLSEYRVIQTGTTVSEDELVAICAREEPVAILARYGIFNERVFRASPRLKVISRHGVGMDSIDIAAAQRVGVAVEAAIGSNSQAVAEHAIGLMFACARKLAWLDQRMKQARWDKEGYLGLELQGATLGVIGCGSIGGRVAAFAKALGMKVLVCDPYLGEHLLPADTVRVELESLLRRSDVVSLHCPLNDETRGMLDASRLALLKDKAIVINTARAGLFDEAAMQQKLRDGGISLGLDCFVQEPLPADSAWLDVPNAVLTPHVGGTTDGGMRGMGVGAARNILRHLKEKT, from the coding sequence ATGAATCGCGCACCCGACCTCCCCGCCTCGCCGGGGAAGGCCAAGGGCACCATCCTCGTCACGGCACCGAGGATTCACGAAGACGCCATGGCGCTGCTGAGCGAGTACCGGGTGATCCAGACCGGCACGACGGTCAGCGAGGACGAACTGGTCGCGATCTGCGCCAGGGAGGAACCGGTGGCGATCCTCGCGCGCTACGGCATCTTCAACGAGCGCGTGTTCCGTGCCTCGCCACGGCTCAAGGTCATCTCGCGCCATGGCGTCGGCATGGATTCGATCGACATCGCCGCGGCGCAGCGGGTCGGCGTCGCGGTCGAAGCGGCGATCGGCTCCAACAGCCAGGCCGTCGCGGAACACGCGATCGGCCTGATGTTCGCCTGCGCGCGCAAGCTTGCCTGGCTCGACCAAAGGATGAAGCAGGCCCGGTGGGACAAGGAAGGCTATCTCGGCCTCGAGCTGCAGGGCGCGACGCTCGGCGTGATCGGCTGCGGCTCGATCGGTGGCCGTGTCGCGGCCTTCGCGAAGGCGCTCGGCATGAAGGTCCTGGTCTGCGATCCGTATCTCGGCGAGCACCTCCTGCCGGCGGACACGGTGCGGGTCGAGCTCGAGAGCCTGCTGCGGCGCTCGGACGTCGTGTCGCTGCATTGCCCGCTCAACGACGAGACCCGCGGCATGCTCGATGCGTCCAGGCTCGCGCTGCTCAAGGACAAGGCCATCGTCATCAACACCGCGCGCGCGGGCCTCTTCGACGAGGCCGCCATGCAGCAGAAGCTGCGCGACGGAGGCATCAGCCTGGGCCTCGACTGCTTCGTCCAGGAGCCCCTGCCGGCCGACTCCGCATGGCTCGATGTGCCGAACGCCGTGCTGACACCGCACGTGGGCGGCACCACCGACGGCGGCATGCGCGGCATGGGCGTGGGCGCGGCCCGCAACATCCTCAGGCATCTCAAGGAAAAGACGTGA
- a CDS encoding tripartite tricarboxylate transporter substrate binding protein — protein MIESFKAPRRWLCTFFAAIGLAHAGAHAEPAFPHRAITLIVGWTAGGSADNVARLVAMRMSSVLGQQVIVDNRAGAGGNIGSDLAARSKADGYTIMLATVASHGWNSVLYPGLNYKPIEDFAPIGLINTSPSTMLVPTDSPYKTVRDVIAAAKARPGKLDYGSAGVGSSQHLAGAMFRKISNTDVMHIPFKGVAPALTELMSGRVDFVISTGAIPFIKTGKLRALAVAAHQRLPGLPDVPTFDEAGVPGFYTDSWYGLVAPAGTPRPVLETLNAALNKSLQDPEVQRLFVEQGAFPSKGMTPDAFWSFVRKQMPEAAEQVRNSGAKLD, from the coding sequence GTGATCGAAAGCTTCAAGGCCCCACGGCGCTGGCTCTGCACTTTTTTCGCCGCCATCGGCCTGGCCCATGCCGGCGCCCATGCGGAGCCGGCGTTTCCCCATCGCGCGATCACCCTGATCGTGGGCTGGACCGCCGGCGGGTCGGCCGACAACGTCGCGCGGCTGGTCGCCATGCGTATGTCGAGCGTTCTCGGCCAGCAGGTCATCGTCGACAACCGGGCGGGTGCCGGCGGAAACATCGGCTCCGATCTCGCGGCGCGCTCGAAGGCGGACGGCTACACCATCATGCTCGCGACCGTCGCTTCGCACGGATGGAACTCGGTGCTCTATCCCGGCCTGAACTACAAGCCCATCGAGGACTTCGCGCCGATCGGCCTGATCAACACGTCTCCGAGCACCATGCTCGTTCCCACGGACTCGCCGTACAAGACGGTGCGCGACGTGATCGCGGCCGCGAAGGCGCGGCCCGGAAAGCTCGACTACGGCTCCGCGGGCGTCGGCTCGTCGCAGCACCTGGCGGGTGCGATGTTCAGGAAGATCAGCAACACCGACGTCATGCACATCCCGTTCAAGGGCGTCGCTCCCGCGCTCACCGAACTGATGTCGGGACGTGTCGACTTCGTCATCTCGACGGGCGCCATCCCCTTCATCAAGACAGGCAAGCTTCGCGCGCTGGCCGTGGCGGCGCACCAGCGGCTGCCGGGCTTGCCCGACGTGCCGACCTTCGACGAAGCGGGCGTCCCGGGCTTCTACACCGACAGCTGGTACGGGCTGGTGGCCCCCGCGGGAACGCCTCGGCCGGTGCTGGAGACGCTCAATGCGGCGTTGAACAAGTCATTGCAGGACCCGGAAGTGCAACGGCTCTTCGTCGAGCAAGGCGCGTTCCCGTCCAAGGGCATGACGCCCGATGCCTTCTGGTCCTTCGTGAGGAAGCAGATGCCCGAGGCCGCCGAACAGGTTCGAAATTCGGGCGCGAAGCTCGATTGA
- a CDS encoding diguanylate cyclase translates to MAFVAAVCLALVALDIWHSWESRTVLLEQMGVATANLSRALAQQADDTIKQADTVLVGVVERIEQEGTGPVQVERLRRVLAAQVAELPQLDALHVYDQDGNWVANSRAAVPQKLNNADREYFVFHRDHPDRGPHIGIPVKSRTNGKLLIPVSRRIDHADGSFAGVALASIDVDFFLKFYDSLDIGKGGAAALILESGTMMVRRPFGPEMVGRDMRGSQLFTSYKENGPVGTAYIKSAQDGVLRLNSFRRLEHYPLFVGAAMSKDEILAGWWKDTFWHSGGVLALSAVVAFVGLGLVRQIEMRTRTEAELLRARDALEALNKTLNTLAMEDGLTGLANRRQFDVTLDTEFGRAMRDASTLALILLDVDRFKQYNDIYGHTAGDECLQKICRTIANVAARRPRDLAARYGGEELAVLLPGTDVEAAALLAERIRAAVRALEIEHAGATDGFVTLSAGVDALRPEAGAAQPKELVRGADKALYVAKSGGRNRVCTNAEPKA, encoded by the coding sequence ATGGCCTTCGTGGCCGCCGTGTGCCTCGCCCTCGTGGCGCTCGACATCTGGCACAGCTGGGAATCGCGCACGGTGCTGCTCGAGCAGATGGGCGTGGCGACGGCCAATCTCTCGCGCGCGCTGGCGCAGCAGGCCGACGACACGATCAAGCAGGCCGACACCGTGCTGGTCGGCGTGGTCGAGCGCATCGAGCAGGAGGGCACGGGGCCGGTGCAGGTCGAGCGGCTGCGCCGGGTGCTGGCCGCGCAGGTGGCCGAGCTGCCGCAGCTCGACGCGCTGCACGTCTACGACCAGGACGGCAACTGGGTCGCCAACTCGCGCGCGGCGGTGCCGCAGAAGCTCAACAACGCGGACCGCGAGTACTTCGTCTTCCACCGCGATCATCCCGACCGCGGCCCGCACATCGGCATCCCGGTGAAGAGCCGCACCAACGGCAAGCTGCTGATCCCGGTGTCGCGCCGCATCGACCATGCCGACGGCAGCTTCGCGGGCGTGGCACTCGCGAGCATCGACGTCGACTTCTTCCTCAAGTTCTACGACAGCCTCGACATCGGCAAGGGCGGCGCCGCGGCGCTGATCCTCGAGAGCGGCACCATGATGGTCCGCCGCCCCTTCGGCCCGGAGATGGTGGGGCGCGACATGCGCGGCTCGCAGCTGTTCACCTCGTACAAGGAGAACGGGCCGGTCGGCACCGCCTACATCAAGTCGGCGCAGGACGGCGTGCTGCGGCTCAACAGCTTCCGGCGGCTCGAGCACTACCCGCTGTTCGTGGGCGCGGCGATGTCCAAGGACGAGATCCTCGCCGGCTGGTGGAAGGACACCTTCTGGCATTCGGGCGGCGTGCTCGCGCTCAGTGCCGTGGTCGCCTTCGTCGGCCTGGGGCTGGTGCGCCAGATCGAGATGCGCACGCGCACCGAGGCCGAACTGCTGCGCGCGCGCGACGCGCTCGAGGCGCTCAACAAGACGCTCAACACGCTGGCGATGGAGGACGGCCTGACCGGCCTCGCCAACCGCCGCCAGTTCGACGTCACGCTCGACACCGAGTTCGGCCGCGCGATGCGCGACGCCAGCACGCTGGCGCTGATCCTGCTCGATGTGGACCGCTTCAAGCAGTACAACGACATCTATGGCCACACGGCCGGCGACGAGTGCCTGCAGAAGATCTGCCGCACCATCGCCAACGTGGCGGCGCGCCGGCCCCGCGACCTCGCGGCGCGCTATGGCGGCGAGGAGCTCGCGGTGCTGCTGCCGGGCACCGACGTCGAGGCCGCCGCGCTGCTGGCCGAGCGCATCCGCGCCGCGGTGCGCGCGCTCGAGATCGAGCATGCCGGCGCCACCGACGGTTTCGTCACGCTGAGCGCGGGCGTCGACGCGCTGCGGCCCGAGGCCGGCGCCGCGCAGCCGAAGGAGCTGGTGCGCGGCGCCGACAAGGCGCTGTACGTGGCCAAGTCGGGCGGGCGCAATCGGGTGTGCACGAACGCGGAGCCCAAAGCCTAG
- a CDS encoding tripartite tricarboxylate transporter substrate binding protein, whose amino-acid sequence MNLPRTLLAGLLLVAAGIAGPVLAQGFPDRPVTLVVPYPAGGSADILARTVGQKLAVRLGQPVVIENKGGAGTAIGARFVAEARPDGYTLLLGTVSSQAINPAMTRVGYDPVKDFVAVSALASIPFVLVAHPGAPFGSVAELLAAARQAPGSISYASAGPGTSNHLAGEMLASAAKLKLLHVPYRGSAPALADVLAGHVPLMFDLQTTSLPNIATHKLKPLAVTGSRRSPLLPEVPTVAESGLPGFEVSAWFGVFAPAKLPPALRQQLSAAMAKVLEDPALAQRLRDIGAEPDPRDAAQFGAYVAEEAGKYATVVKTAGLAP is encoded by the coding sequence ATGAATCTCCCTCGCACGCTGCTCGCGGGCCTGCTGCTCGTTGCCGCCGGCATCGCCGGGCCGGTCCTGGCCCAGGGCTTTCCCGATCGTCCGGTGACACTGGTCGTGCCCTATCCGGCCGGCGGCTCGGCCGACATCCTGGCGCGCACGGTGGGGCAGAAGCTGGCGGTCCGGCTCGGGCAGCCGGTGGTGATCGAGAACAAGGGCGGCGCCGGCACGGCGATCGGCGCGCGCTTCGTCGCCGAAGCCAGACCCGACGGCTACACGCTGCTGCTCGGCACGGTGAGCTCGCAGGCGATCAACCCGGCGATGACCCGGGTCGGCTACGACCCGGTGAAGGACTTCGTGGCGGTCAGCGCGCTGGCATCGATCCCGTTCGTGCTGGTGGCCCATCCGGGCGCGCCCTTCGGCAGCGTGGCCGAGCTGCTCGCGGCGGCCCGGCAGGCTCCGGGCTCGATCAGCTACGCATCGGCCGGCCCCGGCACCTCGAACCACCTGGCCGGCGAGATGCTCGCCTCGGCCGCGAAGCTCAAGCTGCTGCACGTGCCCTACCGGGGCAGCGCGCCGGCGCTGGCCGACGTGCTCGCGGGCCATGTGCCGCTGATGTTCGACCTGCAGACCACCTCGCTGCCCAACATCGCCACCCACAAGCTCAAGCCGCTGGCCGTGACCGGCAGCCGGCGCAGCCCGCTGCTGCCCGAGGTGCCCACGGTGGCCGAGAGCGGGCTGCCGGGCTTCGAGGTCAGTGCCTGGTTCGGCGTGTTCGCGCCCGCGAAGCTGCCGCCGGCGCTGCGCCAGCAGCTCTCGGCCGCGATGGCCAAGGTGCTCGAGGACCCGGCGCTGGCGCAGCGGCTGCGCGACATCGGCGCCGAACCCGATCCGCGCGATGCCGCGCAGTTCGGTGCCTATGTCGCCGAGGAAGCGGGCAAGTACGCAACGGTCGTGAAGACGGCGGGACTCGCACCCTGA
- a CDS encoding SRPBCC family protein has protein sequence MATQTVRLHRVLRAPPERLYRAFTEPGAFERWLPPFGFTGKVHQMEPVVGGSWRMSFSNFSSGHGHSFGGKYLELVPGQRIAYDATFDDPNLPGTMKTTVTLTAVSCGTDVAIVQEGIPEMIPVEMCYLGWQESLVALAQLVEPDIPG, from the coding sequence ATGGCTACCCAGACCGTCCGCCTGCACCGCGTACTGCGCGCCCCGCCCGAGCGCCTCTACCGCGCCTTCACCGAACCCGGCGCCTTCGAGCGCTGGCTGCCGCCCTTCGGCTTCACCGGCAAGGTCCACCAGATGGAGCCGGTGGTCGGCGGCAGCTGGCGCATGTCCTTCAGCAATTTCAGCTCGGGGCACGGCCATTCGTTCGGCGGCAAGTACCTCGAGCTGGTGCCGGGCCAGCGCATCGCCTACGACGCGACTTTCGACGACCCCAACCTGCCGGGCACGATGAAGACCACCGTCACGCTGACCGCCGTGTCCTGCGGCACCGACGTGGCGATCGTGCAGGAGGGCATTCCCGAGATGATTCCGGTCGAGATGTGCTACCTGGGCTGGCAGGAGTCGCTGGTGGCGCTGGCGCAGCTGGTGGAGCCCGACATTCCGGGTTGA
- a CDS encoding LysR family transcriptional regulator, protein MFEFRQLRQFVVLAEELNFGRAAIRLHMSQPPLSVAMRNLEEQLGAVLFDRSRHHVRLTPAGQVFHKDAQRLLQQAQAAGERARRAAQGLEGSLRLSFVPSAALDVLPAIFKRFQHDYPTVQLRLTAETTARQLEDLRKGEVELALVVGPVYESRGLVLVDLQAQKFVIAVPRSHALAAQRSVKIEALAAESFISFPAAEGAGFVAALLGACQAAGFLPKVVQEAAQMQSILTLVAGGLGIALVPAAMRVLAMADVAFLEIAGSRPPPTYSLVFAHASGNDNPVVQSFLAVARKAVEGH, encoded by the coding sequence ATGTTCGAATTCAGACAACTGCGCCAGTTCGTGGTGCTGGCCGAGGAACTGAACTTCGGCCGCGCCGCGATCCGGCTCCACATGTCGCAGCCGCCGCTGAGCGTGGCGATGCGCAACCTCGAGGAGCAGCTCGGCGCGGTGCTCTTCGACCGCAGCCGGCATCACGTGCGGCTCACGCCCGCGGGCCAGGTCTTCCACAAGGACGCGCAGCGCCTGCTGCAGCAGGCCCAGGCGGCGGGCGAGCGCGCGCGCCGCGCGGCGCAGGGGCTGGAGGGTTCGCTGCGGCTCTCGTTCGTGCCGAGCGCCGCGCTCGACGTGCTGCCCGCGATCTTCAAGCGTTTCCAGCACGACTATCCGACCGTGCAGCTGCGGCTCACGGCCGAAACCACCGCGCGCCAGCTCGAGGACCTGCGCAAGGGCGAGGTCGAGCTCGCGCTGGTGGTGGGCCCGGTCTACGAATCGCGCGGGCTGGTGCTGGTGGACCTGCAGGCACAGAAGTTCGTGATCGCCGTGCCGCGCAGCCATGCGCTGGCGGCGCAGCGCTCGGTCAAGATCGAGGCGCTGGCGGCCGAATCCTTCATCTCGTTCCCGGCCGCGGAAGGCGCGGGCTTCGTCGCCGCGCTGCTCGGTGCCTGCCAGGCGGCGGGCTTCCTGCCGAAGGTGGTGCAGGAGGCCGCGCAGATGCAGTCGATCCTCACGCTGGTCGCGGGCGGCCTGGGCATCGCGCTGGTGCCGGCTGCCATGCGCGTGCTCGCGATGGCCGACGTCGCCTTCCTCGAGATCGCCGGCTCGCGGCCGCCGCCGACCTACAGCCTGGTGTTCGCGCATGCGAGCGGCAACGACAACCCGGTGGTGCAGTCGTTCCTGGCGGTGGCGAGGAAGGCGGTGGAGGGGCACTGA
- a CDS encoding alpha/beta hydrolase, producing the protein MRPDGRSEAIDRMLRETGPAWQADIRAAGDRVKAAYLPLLLAAPADGCEVVRDLPYGAHPRQVLDVYRPRGARAAPVIVFVHGGAFVRGGKDINAAMYGNVLRWFARRGCVGINVEYRLAPEAMHPQGALDVAAACDWVARHAAEHGGDPGAICLIGHSAGGTHAASYACDPSLGFMGRHLRALVLVSARLRADTRPENPNAAGVRAYFGDDAAAYDTLSPMAHAHRLALPTFVVHAEHENPLLDVYATEFAWRMAEARGRAPRHLSVPGHNHVSVMAHFDSGEQWLGEQILAFLEAARG; encoded by the coding sequence ATGCGCCCCGACGGACGCTCCGAGGCCATCGACCGGATGCTGCGCGAGACCGGCCCGGCCTGGCAGGCCGACATCCGCGCGGCCGGCGACCGCGTGAAGGCCGCCTACCTGCCACTGCTGCTGGCCGCGCCCGCCGACGGCTGCGAGGTCGTGCGCGACCTGCCCTACGGCGCGCATCCGCGGCAGGTGCTCGATGTCTACCGGCCGCGCGGCGCGCGGGCCGCGCCGGTGATCGTGTTCGTGCATGGCGGCGCCTTCGTGCGCGGCGGCAAGGACATCAACGCCGCGATGTACGGCAACGTGCTGCGCTGGTTCGCGCGCCGGGGCTGCGTGGGCATCAACGTCGAATACCGGCTCGCGCCCGAGGCCATGCATCCGCAGGGCGCGCTCGACGTGGCCGCGGCCTGCGACTGGGTTGCGCGCCATGCGGCCGAGCACGGCGGCGACCCCGGCGCGATCTGCCTGATCGGGCATTCGGCCGGCGGCACGCATGCGGCCAGCTATGCCTGCGATCCTTCGCTCGGCTTCATGGGGCGGCATCTGCGCGCGCTGGTGCTGGTGTCGGCGCGGCTGCGCGCCGACACGCGGCCCGAGAACCCGAACGCGGCCGGCGTGCGCGCCTATTTCGGCGACGACGCCGCGGCCTACGACACGCTGTCGCCGATGGCGCATGCCCACCGGCTGGCGCTGCCCACCTTCGTCGTGCATGCCGAACACGAGAACCCGCTGCTCGACGTCTACGCGACGGAGTTCGCCTGGCGCATGGCAGAGGCCCGGGGCCGCGCGCCGCGCCACCTGAGCGTGCCCGGGCACAACCACGTCTCGGTCATGGCCCACTTCGACAGCGGCGAGCAATGGCTGGGCGAACAGATCCTGGCCTTCCTCGAAGCGGCGCGCGGCTGA
- a CDS encoding PaaI family thioesterase — MTAFTLEEARDVLATALPGCVRSLGVSVESLGEGKATLRMPAGEQATREGNIFGGQALSVLADSAMCFAIWTDGRGRRPIATVDLHMTFMRAGGGEDVLAHAELVRSGRSLAFARVTMDLASTGQTLATAVATFALPA, encoded by the coding sequence ATGACCGCGTTCACCCTCGAAGAAGCCAGGGACGTCCTCGCCACCGCCTTGCCGGGCTGCGTGCGCAGCCTCGGCGTCAGCGTCGAATCGCTGGGCGAAGGCAAGGCCACGCTGCGCATGCCGGCCGGCGAGCAGGCCACGCGCGAGGGCAACATCTTCGGCGGCCAGGCGCTCTCGGTGCTGGCCGACAGCGCGATGTGCTTCGCGATCTGGACCGACGGCCGCGGGCGTCGCCCGATCGCCACGGTCGACCTGCACATGACCTTCATGCGCGCGGGCGGCGGCGAGGACGTGCTCGCGCATGCCGAGCTGGTGCGCTCGGGCCGCTCGCTGGCCTTCGCGCGCGTGACCATGGACCTGGCCTCCACCGGCCAGACCCTCGCGACCGCGGTCGCGACATTCGCCCTACCGGCCTGA
- a CDS encoding peptidase M1, with translation MKNFLKPAVPYFAIGAVTLAALVACGGGGGGTPSFGGTGAAPDTNNVVAQNGNADAPDDGSPQAAPDSAASNNIDRSAPPMELPDTVWPKNYKLWFRPDAALKTFMGRGDVEIEVLKPVDAIVVAAHDLKFANGRTTLRKLSSPGEAIALIPTPQTRGDFVQLRLNDGQIAKGKYLLHMEWDGKIQFSDAEYCPPAEMIKNPLCSAATGVFKVGLSTPEGVSSDAIVTQGETNFARQWFPGWDEPAFRHTFEISAEVPGDWKTVSNGAQKSQTRLPDGYQLVSFEKTPSMPMYLTFFGGGKFDILEDTFKSPLDGKTMPLRWFTPPGRSSWATFAMEWTKVAMDYYYKYTGIPLPFDKFDTVAANDSYDNKPNTGFGGMENWGSIFEFADSVLTKPGDTPTLYSVTVVTHEVAHQWFGDLVTLDWWDNVWLNESFARWFERRTTIKFHPEYYSFSDYVLDKHSVIVADLKNTAVPVQRNLNDAGSFGFISPSIFVYNKGSHVLETIQNYIGEEAMQKGLQIYLKDYAYGNVTPSRLWSSLEKATDKKVSAIGDSLIRQTGVPLLTVDAQCAGDRTYVSITQESFPNQNQYPASTWTVPVTLAYGDAMAQRKTIVMDNNRTNLELPGCTAVLAGPTGQDYYVSNYSAASWSALLAQAQNFADNKPLLLNIERDAFRLLGVGRITQAQYDQIKGVLNLPTALLAKTQESQQKMAAVDAGAKEEYPHALRFQGSLKLRENLKR, from the coding sequence ATGAAGAACTTTCTCAAGCCCGCAGTCCCGTACTTTGCCATCGGTGCAGTGACCCTTGCCGCGCTCGTGGCATGCGGTGGCGGCGGTGGCGGCACGCCGTCGTTCGGCGGCACCGGCGCCGCGCCCGATACCAACAACGTGGTGGCGCAGAACGGCAATGCCGACGCGCCCGACGATGGCAGTCCCCAGGCCGCGCCCGATTCGGCCGCGAGCAACAACATCGATCGCTCGGCCCCGCCGATGGAGCTACCCGACACGGTCTGGCCGAAGAACTACAAGCTCTGGTTCCGGCCCGATGCGGCGCTCAAGACCTTCATGGGCCGCGGCGATGTCGAGATCGAGGTGCTGAAGCCGGTCGATGCGATCGTGGTCGCCGCGCACGACCTCAAGTTCGCCAACGGCCGCACCACGCTGCGCAAGCTCTCGAGCCCGGGCGAGGCGATCGCGCTGATCCCCACGCCGCAGACGCGCGGCGACTTCGTGCAGCTGCGGCTCAACGACGGCCAGATCGCCAAGGGCAAGTACCTGCTGCACATGGAGTGGGACGGCAAGATCCAGTTCTCCGACGCCGAGTACTGCCCGCCGGCCGAGATGATCAAGAACCCGCTGTGCTCGGCCGCCACCGGCGTGTTCAAGGTCGGCCTCTCCACGCCCGAGGGCGTGAGCAGCGATGCCATCGTGACCCAGGGCGAAACCAACTTCGCGCGACAGTGGTTCCCGGGCTGGGACGAGCCCGCGTTCCGCCACACCTTCGAGATCTCGGCCGAGGTGCCGGGCGACTGGAAGACGGTGTCGAACGGCGCGCAGAAATCGCAGACCAGATTGCCCGACGGCTACCAGCTGGTGTCGTTCGAGAAGACGCCCTCGATGCCGATGTACCTGACCTTCTTCGGCGGCGGCAAGTTCGACATCCTCGAGGACACCTTCAAGAGCCCGCTCGACGGCAAGACCATGCCGCTGCGCTGGTTCACGCCGCCGGGCCGCTCGAGCTGGGCCACCTTCGCGATGGAGTGGACCAAGGTCGCGATGGACTACTACTACAAGTACACCGGCATCCCGCTGCCCTTCGACAAGTTCGACACCGTGGCCGCCAACGACAGCTACGACAACAAGCCCAACACCGGCTTCGGCGGCATGGAGAACTGGGGCTCGATCTTCGAGTTCGCCGACTCGGTGCTGACCAAGCCCGGCGACACGCCCACGCTCTACTCGGTGACGGTGGTCACGCACGAGGTCGCGCACCAGTGGTTCGGCGACCTGGTCACGCTCGACTGGTGGGACAACGTGTGGCTCAACGAATCGTTCGCGCGCTGGTTCGAAAGGCGCACCACGATCAAGTTCCACCCCGAGTACTACAGCTTCTCGGACTACGTGCTCGACAAGCACAGCGTGATCGTGGCCGACCTCAAGAACACGGCGGTGCCGGTGCAGCGCAACCTCAACGACGCGGGTTCGTTCGGCTTCATCAGCCCGTCGATCTTCGTCTACAACAAGGGCAGCCACGTGCTCGAGACGATCCAGAACTACATCGGCGAGGAGGCGATGCAGAAGGGCCTGCAGATCTACCTGAAGGACTATGCCTATGGCAACGTCACGCCCTCGCGCCTGTGGAGCTCGCTCGAGAAGGCGACCGACAAGAAGGTGAGTGCGATCGGCGACAGCCTGATCCGCCAGACCGGCGTGCCGCTGCTCACGGTCGATGCGCAGTGCGCGGGCGACCGCACCTACGTGTCGATCACGCAGGAGTCGTTCCCGAACCAGAACCAGTACCCGGCCTCGACCTGGACCGTGCCCGTCACGCTGGCCTATGGCGACGCGATGGCGCAGCGCAAGACCATCGTGATGGACAACAACCGCACCAACCTCGAGCTGCCGGGCTGCACCGCGGTGCTGGCCGGGCCGACCGGGCAGGACTACTACGTGAGCAACTACAGCGCGGCCTCGTGGAGCGCGCTGCTGGCGCAGGCGCAGAACTTCGCCGACAACAAGCCGCTGCTGCTGAACATCGAGCGCGATGCCTTCCGGCTGCTCGGCGTGGGCCGCATCACGCAGGCGCAGTACGACCAGATCAAGGGCGTGCTGAACCTGCCGACCGCGCTGCTGGCCAAGACGCAGGAGAGCCAGCAGAAGATGGCGGCGGTGGACGCGGGCGCCAAGGAGGAGTACCCGCATGCGCTGCGCTTCCAGGGCAGCCTGAAGCTGCGCGAGAACCTGAAGCGCTGA